One Denticeps clupeoides chromosome 10, fDenClu1.1, whole genome shotgun sequence genomic window carries:
- the LOC114797810 gene encoding IQ motif and SEC7 domain-containing protein 1-like isoform X3, translating to MLRFKARCIDYWQLLCLQPHAAFYRSVEGDVQSEAPGPLDSTVGYSQGPVTHSSAISPDHFDGTFYGHPVQPGPQRPRRPKLQHSQSILRKQAEEEAIKRSRSLSESYELSTDLQDKQVEMLERKYGGRFITRHAARTIQTAFRQYQMNKNFERLRSSMSENRMSRRIVLSNMRMQFSYEGPEKVHSSYFEGKQVSLSDGGGQVDSMGQSDCGDIVGPPNMPSPDAPNDLSDAITELEDAFSRQVKSLAESIDDALNCRSLHGDEGQAEQAAHQGITYQVKPKHMSDRHKLDDMMASYNDVTLFIDEEELSPPIQLSRSMDQPSSIESDPHMQSVNSSQEYWSMDPKDDKGDTDTSCRSTPSLECQEPRLRVDHLPLLTIEPPSDSSVEMSDRSDRGSVKRQNIYERVLVGPPHASPKHISHGLPPRVPSRDEEPIRHRHRQLESRLAINGNRQSRSESDFSDGDNDSINSTSNSNDTINCSSESSSRDSLREQALSKQTYHKETRNSWDSPAFSNDVIRKRHYRIGLNLFNKKPEKGVQYLTERGFVPDTPVGVAHFLLQRKGLSRQMIGEFLGNRQKQFNRDVLDCVVDEMDFSGTELDEALRKFQAHIRVQGEAQKVERLIEAFSQRYCICNPGVVRQFRNPDTIFILAFAIILLNTDMYSPNVKPERKMKLEDFVKNLRGVDDGEDIPRDMLIGIYERIRKRELKTNEDHVSQVQKVEKLIVGKKPIGSLHHGLGCVLSLPHRRLVCYCRLFEVPDPNKLQKLGLHQREIFLFNDLLVVTKIFQKKKNSVTYSFRQSFSLYGMQVLLFENQYYPNGIRLSSAIPGADIKVLINFNAPNPQDRKKFTDDLRESIAEVQEMEKYRIESELEKQKGVVRPSMSQSMSGLKKEAGNGSMSRACLDDTYAMGEGLKRSALSSSLRDLSEAGKRGRRSSAGSLDSNMEGSIISSPHMCERVTSSHECSSRGLQSIPNSSSLLGTLFGSKRVKSFSQSHQLPPPHPIHPTLISHTPHPDNLHHMARHGELPQKPPPYHHHHHYRPPAHSQRTPGLHYQQHASHSKHPGLGHPHAQHARPHHHAQQPPSSSKPKHSGISTVV from the exons TGTGGAGGGTGATGTTCAGAGCGAGGCACCGGGTCCTCTGGACAGTACCGTGGGCTACAGTCAGGGTCCAGTGACGCACAGTTCGGCCATCAGCCCGGACCACTTTGATGGGACCTTCTACGGTCACCCAGTGCAGCCTGGCCCCCAGCGCCCGCGCCGACCCAAGCTTCAGCATTCACAGTCCATTCTCCGTAAGCAGGCTGAGGAAGAAGCCATCAAGCGCTCTCGGTCGCTCTCTGAGAGCTATGAGCTCTCCACAGACCTCCAGGACAAGCAG GTGGAGATGCTAGAGCGCAAGTATGGAGGACGCTTCATAACACGCCATGCTGCTCGCACCATTCAAACGGCTTTCCGCCAGTATCAGATGAACAAGAACTTTGAACGTCTCAGGAGTTCTATGTCTGAGAATCGTATGTCCCGGCGGATTGTGCTGTCCAACATGAGAATGCAGTTTTCGTATGAAGGACCTGAGAAAGTCCATAGCTCATATTTTGAGGGCAAGCAGGTATCTTTGTCAGATGGTGGTGGCCAGGTAGATTCCATGGGTCAGTCAGATTGTGGAGATATAGTGGGACCTCCTAACATGCCGTCTCCTGATGCCCCAAATGACTTATCAGATGCCATCACCGAGCTGGAGGATGCTTTCTCCAGGCAGGTGAAGTCACTGGCAGAGTCCATTGACGATGCCCTGAACTGCCGCAGTTTGCATGGGGATGAAGGGCAAGCTGAGCAGGCTGCACATCAAGGGATCACCTACCAAGTGAAACCCAAGCACATGTCTGACCGCCACAAATTGGACGACATGATGGCTTCTTACAACGATGTGACACTCTTCATAGATGAGGAGGAGCTTTCACCCCCCATCCAGCTCAGCAGATCCATGGACCAACCCTCCAGCATCGAGTCAGACCCCCACATGCAGTCTGTAAACTCCTCACAGGAGTACTGGTCCATGGACCCCAAGGACGACAAGGGGGACACTGACACCAGCTGCCGCAGCACCCCGTCTCTGGAATGTCAAGAGCCGCGACTGCGAGTGGACCACCTGCCACTCTTGACCATTGAGCCACCCAGTGACAGTTCAGTGGAAATGAGCGACCGCTCAGATCGCGGCTCGGTCAAGAGGCAGAACATCTACGAGCGGGTTCTGGTTGGTCCGCCACATGCCAGCCCCAAACATATCTCACACGGACTACCTCCCAGAGTCCCCTCGCGGGACGAGGAACCAATCCGACACCGGCACCGTCAGCTGGAGAGCCGCCTGGCAATTAACGGCAACCGGCAGAGTAGGTCCGAGTCTGACTTCTCCGACGGAGACAACGACAGCATCAACAGCACTTCCAACTCCAACGACACAATAAACTGCAGCTCCGAATCCTCGTCCAGGGATAGCCTGCGGGAGCAAGCGCTGAGCAAACAGACGTACCACAAGGAGACCCGCAACAGCTGGGACTCTCCGGCCTTCAGCAATGACGTCATCCGCAAGAGGCACTACCGGATCGGCCTTAACCTCTTCAACAA AAAGCCAGAAAAGGGGGTTCAGTATCTGACAGAGAGAGGATTTGTCCCAGATACCCCCGTGGGTGTGGCCCATTTTTTACTCCAGAGGAAAGGACTCAGTCGTCAAATGATTGGAGAGTTCCTGGGTAACCGACAGAAGCAGTTCAACAGAGATGTCCTGGA CTGTGTGGTGGATGAGATGGATTTTTCAGGGACGGAACTGGACGAAGCTCTCAGGAAGTTTCAGGCTCACATCAGGGTGCAGGGTGAGGCCCAGAAGGTCGAGCGCCTAATCGAGGCTTTCAG TCAGCGATACTGCATATGTAACCCCGGGGTGGTGCGCCAGTTCCGTAATCCCGACACCATCTTCATCCTGGCTTTTGCCATCATCCTCCTCAACACAGATATGTATAGTCCCAATGTCAAGCCTGAGCGCAAGATGAAGCTGGAGGACTTTGTGAAGAATCTTCGAG GCGTGGATGATGGAGAGGACATCCCTCGGGACATGCTGATTGGGATTTATGAGCGCATTCGCAAGCGGGAGCTGAAGACCAATGAGGACCATGTGTCTCAGGTGCAGAAGGTGGAAAAACTGATCGTGGGGAAGAAGCCT ATTGGGTCGCTTCATCATGGACTTGGATGT GTCTTGTCCTTACCTCATCGCCGACTGGTGTGTTACTGTCGGCTGTTTGAAGTGCCCGACCCTAACAAACTACAGAAGCTTGGCCTTCACCAGCGGGAGATCTTCCTCTTCAACGACCTCTTGGTG GTGACCAAAATTttccagaagaagaagaactctGTGACCTACAGCTTCAGGCAGAGCTTCTCGCTGTACGGCATGCAGGTCCTCCTGTTTGAAAATCAGT ATTATCCTAATGGAATCCGGCTTTCATCAGCCATACCAGGCGCAGACATCAAAGTGCTCATAAACTTTAATGCGCCCAACCCCCAGGACCGCAAGAAGTTCACAGACGACTTGCGAGAGTCCATTGCAGAGGTCCAGGAAATGGAAAAATACAGGATAGAGT CGGAGCTGGAGAAACAGAAGGGAGTTGtgcgtcccagcatgtcccagAGCATGTCTGGTCTGAAGAAGGAGGCGGGCAACGGCAGCATGAGCCGAGCGTGCCTCGACGACACCTACGCCATGGGGGAGGGACTAAAGAGGAGCGCGCTCAGTAGCTCGCTGCGTGACCTCTCGGAAGCAG GCAAGCGGGGGCGTCGCAGCAGTGCAGGATCACTAGACAGCAATATGGAA GGGTCCATCATTAGCAGTCCCCACATGTGTGAGAGAGTCACCTCCAGCCATGAGTGTTCATCTCGTGGCCTTCAGTCCATCCCCAATTCATCCTCACTTCTCGGAACACTTTTTGGCAGCAAACGAGTGAAGTCTTTCTCCCAGAGCCACCAGCTGCCTCCTCCTCACCCAATTCACCCGACTCTTATATCTCACACACCACATCCTGATAATCTGCACCATATGGCACGACACGGCGAACTGCCCCAGAAGCCCCCACcataccaccaccaccatcactaTCGACCTCCAGCCCATAGTCAGCGCACACCAGGACTCCACTACCAGCAGCACGCGTCTCACTCCAAACACCCAGGCCTCGGACATCCGCACGCCCAGCACGCCCGTCCCCACCACCACGCCCAGCAGCCACCCTCGTCCTCCAAACCCAAACACAGCGGCATCAGCACTGTGGTGTGA
- the LOC114797810 gene encoding IQ motif and SEC7 domain-containing protein 1-like isoform X5 produces the protein MAYRLRQIVEGDVQSEAPGPLDSTVGYSQGPVTHSSAISPDHFDGTFYGHPVQPGPQRPRRPKLQHSQSILRKQAEEEAIKRSRSLSESYELSTDLQDKQVEMLERKYGGRFITRHAARTIQTAFRQYQMNKNFERLRSSMSENRMSRRIVLSNMRMQFSYEGPEKVHSSYFEGKQVSLSDGGGQVDSMGQSDCGDIVGPPNMPSPDAPNDLSDAITELEDAFSRQVKSLAESIDDALNCRSLHGDEGQAEQAAHQGITYQVKPKHMSDRHKLDDMMASYNDVTLFIDEEELSPPIQLSRSMDQPSSIESDPHMQSVNSSQEYWSMDPKDDKGDTDTSCRSTPSLECQEPRLRVDHLPLLTIEPPSDSSVEMSDRSDRGSVKRQNIYERVLVGPPHASPKHISHGLPPRVPSRDEEPIRHRHRQLESRLAINGNRQSRSESDFSDGDNDSINSTSNSNDTINCSSESSSRDSLREQALSKQTYHKETRNSWDSPAFSNDVIRKRHYRIGLNLFNKKPEKGVQYLTERGFVPDTPVGVAHFLLQRKGLSRQMIGEFLGNRQKQFNRDVLDCVVDEMDFSGTELDEALRKFQAHIRVQGEAQKVERLIEAFSQRYCICNPGVVRQFRNPDTIFILAFAIILLNTDMYSPNVKPERKMKLEDFVKNLRGVDDGEDIPRDMLIGIYERIRKRELKTNEDHVSQVQKVEKLIVGKKPIGSLHHGLGCVLSLPHRRLVCYCRLFEVPDPNKLQKLGLHQREIFLFNDLLVVTKIFQKKKNSVTYSFRQSFSLYGMQVLLFENQYYPNGIRLSSAIPGADIKVLINFNAPNPQDRKKFTDDLRESIAEVQEMEKYRIESELEKQKGVVRPSMSQSMSGLKKEAGNGSMSRACLDDTYAMGEGLKRSALSSSLRDLSEAGKRGRRSSAGSLDSNMEGSIISSPHMCERVTSSHECSSRGLQSIPNSSSLLGTLFGSKRVKSFSQSHQLPPPHPIHPTLISHTPHPDNLHHMARHGELPQKPPPYHHHHHYRPPAHSQRTPGLHYQQHASHSKHPGLGHPHAQHARPHHHAQQPPSSSKPKHSGISTVV, from the exons TGTGGAGGGTGATGTTCAGAGCGAGGCACCGGGTCCTCTGGACAGTACCGTGGGCTACAGTCAGGGTCCAGTGACGCACAGTTCGGCCATCAGCCCGGACCACTTTGATGGGACCTTCTACGGTCACCCAGTGCAGCCTGGCCCCCAGCGCCCGCGCCGACCCAAGCTTCAGCATTCACAGTCCATTCTCCGTAAGCAGGCTGAGGAAGAAGCCATCAAGCGCTCTCGGTCGCTCTCTGAGAGCTATGAGCTCTCCACAGACCTCCAGGACAAGCAG GTGGAGATGCTAGAGCGCAAGTATGGAGGACGCTTCATAACACGCCATGCTGCTCGCACCATTCAAACGGCTTTCCGCCAGTATCAGATGAACAAGAACTTTGAACGTCTCAGGAGTTCTATGTCTGAGAATCGTATGTCCCGGCGGATTGTGCTGTCCAACATGAGAATGCAGTTTTCGTATGAAGGACCTGAGAAAGTCCATAGCTCATATTTTGAGGGCAAGCAGGTATCTTTGTCAGATGGTGGTGGCCAGGTAGATTCCATGGGTCAGTCAGATTGTGGAGATATAGTGGGACCTCCTAACATGCCGTCTCCTGATGCCCCAAATGACTTATCAGATGCCATCACCGAGCTGGAGGATGCTTTCTCCAGGCAGGTGAAGTCACTGGCAGAGTCCATTGACGATGCCCTGAACTGCCGCAGTTTGCATGGGGATGAAGGGCAAGCTGAGCAGGCTGCACATCAAGGGATCACCTACCAAGTGAAACCCAAGCACATGTCTGACCGCCACAAATTGGACGACATGATGGCTTCTTACAACGATGTGACACTCTTCATAGATGAGGAGGAGCTTTCACCCCCCATCCAGCTCAGCAGATCCATGGACCAACCCTCCAGCATCGAGTCAGACCCCCACATGCAGTCTGTAAACTCCTCACAGGAGTACTGGTCCATGGACCCCAAGGACGACAAGGGGGACACTGACACCAGCTGCCGCAGCACCCCGTCTCTGGAATGTCAAGAGCCGCGACTGCGAGTGGACCACCTGCCACTCTTGACCATTGAGCCACCCAGTGACAGTTCAGTGGAAATGAGCGACCGCTCAGATCGCGGCTCGGTCAAGAGGCAGAACATCTACGAGCGGGTTCTGGTTGGTCCGCCACATGCCAGCCCCAAACATATCTCACACGGACTACCTCCCAGAGTCCCCTCGCGGGACGAGGAACCAATCCGACACCGGCACCGTCAGCTGGAGAGCCGCCTGGCAATTAACGGCAACCGGCAGAGTAGGTCCGAGTCTGACTTCTCCGACGGAGACAACGACAGCATCAACAGCACTTCCAACTCCAACGACACAATAAACTGCAGCTCCGAATCCTCGTCCAGGGATAGCCTGCGGGAGCAAGCGCTGAGCAAACAGACGTACCACAAGGAGACCCGCAACAGCTGGGACTCTCCGGCCTTCAGCAATGACGTCATCCGCAAGAGGCACTACCGGATCGGCCTTAACCTCTTCAACAA AAAGCCAGAAAAGGGGGTTCAGTATCTGACAGAGAGAGGATTTGTCCCAGATACCCCCGTGGGTGTGGCCCATTTTTTACTCCAGAGGAAAGGACTCAGTCGTCAAATGATTGGAGAGTTCCTGGGTAACCGACAGAAGCAGTTCAACAGAGATGTCCTGGA CTGTGTGGTGGATGAGATGGATTTTTCAGGGACGGAACTGGACGAAGCTCTCAGGAAGTTTCAGGCTCACATCAGGGTGCAGGGTGAGGCCCAGAAGGTCGAGCGCCTAATCGAGGCTTTCAG TCAGCGATACTGCATATGTAACCCCGGGGTGGTGCGCCAGTTCCGTAATCCCGACACCATCTTCATCCTGGCTTTTGCCATCATCCTCCTCAACACAGATATGTATAGTCCCAATGTCAAGCCTGAGCGCAAGATGAAGCTGGAGGACTTTGTGAAGAATCTTCGAG GCGTGGATGATGGAGAGGACATCCCTCGGGACATGCTGATTGGGATTTATGAGCGCATTCGCAAGCGGGAGCTGAAGACCAATGAGGACCATGTGTCTCAGGTGCAGAAGGTGGAAAAACTGATCGTGGGGAAGAAGCCT ATTGGGTCGCTTCATCATGGACTTGGATGT GTCTTGTCCTTACCTCATCGCCGACTGGTGTGTTACTGTCGGCTGTTTGAAGTGCCCGACCCTAACAAACTACAGAAGCTTGGCCTTCACCAGCGGGAGATCTTCCTCTTCAACGACCTCTTGGTG GTGACCAAAATTttccagaagaagaagaactctGTGACCTACAGCTTCAGGCAGAGCTTCTCGCTGTACGGCATGCAGGTCCTCCTGTTTGAAAATCAGT ATTATCCTAATGGAATCCGGCTTTCATCAGCCATACCAGGCGCAGACATCAAAGTGCTCATAAACTTTAATGCGCCCAACCCCCAGGACCGCAAGAAGTTCACAGACGACTTGCGAGAGTCCATTGCAGAGGTCCAGGAAATGGAAAAATACAGGATAGAGT CGGAGCTGGAGAAACAGAAGGGAGTTGtgcgtcccagcatgtcccagAGCATGTCTGGTCTGAAGAAGGAGGCGGGCAACGGCAGCATGAGCCGAGCGTGCCTCGACGACACCTACGCCATGGGGGAGGGACTAAAGAGGAGCGCGCTCAGTAGCTCGCTGCGTGACCTCTCGGAAGCAG GCAAGCGGGGGCGTCGCAGCAGTGCAGGATCACTAGACAGCAATATGGAA GGGTCCATCATTAGCAGTCCCCACATGTGTGAGAGAGTCACCTCCAGCCATGAGTGTTCATCTCGTGGCCTTCAGTCCATCCCCAATTCATCCTCACTTCTCGGAACACTTTTTGGCAGCAAACGAGTGAAGTCTTTCTCCCAGAGCCACCAGCTGCCTCCTCCTCACCCAATTCACCCGACTCTTATATCTCACACACCACATCCTGATAATCTGCACCATATGGCACGACACGGCGAACTGCCCCAGAAGCCCCCACcataccaccaccaccatcactaTCGACCTCCAGCCCATAGTCAGCGCACACCAGGACTCCACTACCAGCAGCACGCGTCTCACTCCAAACACCCAGGCCTCGGACATCCGCACGCCCAGCACGCCCGTCCCCACCACCACGCCCAGCAGCCACCCTCGTCCTCCAAACCCAAACACAGCGGCATCAGCACTGTGGTGTGA
- the LOC114797810 gene encoding IQ motif and SEC7 domain-containing protein 1-like isoform X7, whose protein sequence is MLERKYGGRFITRHAARTIQTAFRQYQMNKNFERLRSSMSENRMSRRIVLSNMRMQFSYEGPEKVHSSYFEGKQVSLSDGGGQVDSMGQSDCGDIVGPPNMPSPDAPNDLSDAITELEDAFSRQVKSLAESIDDALNCRSLHGDEGQAEQAAHQGITYQVKPKHMSDRHKLDDMMASYNDVTLFIDEEELSPPIQLSRSMDQPSSIESDPHMQSVNSSQEYWSMDPKDDKGDTDTSCRSTPSLECQEPRLRVDHLPLLTIEPPSDSSVEMSDRSDRGSVKRQNIYERVLVGPPHASPKHISHGLPPRVPSRDEEPIRHRHRQLESRLAINGNRQSRSESDFSDGDNDSINSTSNSNDTINCSSESSSRDSLREQALSKQTYHKETRNSWDSPAFSNDVIRKRHYRIGLNLFNKKPEKGVQYLTERGFVPDTPVGVAHFLLQRKGLSRQMIGEFLGNRQKQFNRDVLDCVVDEMDFSGTELDEALRKFQAHIRVQGEAQKVERLIEAFSQRYCICNPGVVRQFRNPDTIFILAFAIILLNTDMYSPNVKPERKMKLEDFVKNLRGVDDGEDIPRDMLIGIYERIRKRELKTNEDHVSQVQKVEKLIVGKKPIGSLHHGLGCVLSLPHRRLVCYCRLFEVPDPNKLQKLGLHQREIFLFNDLLVVTKIFQKKKNSVTYSFRQSFSLYGMQVLLFENQYYPNGIRLSSAIPGADIKVLINFNAPNPQDRKKFTDDLRESIAEVQEMEKYRIESELEKQKGVVRPSMSQSMSGLKKEAGNGSMSRACLDDTYAMGEGLKRSALSSSLRDLSEAGKRGRRSSAGSLDSNMEGSIISSPHMCERVTSSHECSSRGLQSIPNSSSLLGTLFGSKRVKSFSQSHQLPPPHPIHPTLISHTPHPDNLHHMARHGELPQKPPPYHHHHHYRPPAHSQRTPGLHYQQHASHSKHPGLGHPHAQHARPHHHAQQPPSSSKPKHSGISTVV, encoded by the exons ATGCTAGAGCGCAAGTATGGAGGACGCTTCATAACACGCCATGCTGCTCGCACCATTCAAACGGCTTTCCGCCAGTATCAGATGAACAAGAACTTTGAACGTCTCAGGAGTTCTATGTCTGAGAATCGTATGTCCCGGCGGATTGTGCTGTCCAACATGAGAATGCAGTTTTCGTATGAAGGACCTGAGAAAGTCCATAGCTCATATTTTGAGGGCAAGCAGGTATCTTTGTCAGATGGTGGTGGCCAGGTAGATTCCATGGGTCAGTCAGATTGTGGAGATATAGTGGGACCTCCTAACATGCCGTCTCCTGATGCCCCAAATGACTTATCAGATGCCATCACCGAGCTGGAGGATGCTTTCTCCAGGCAGGTGAAGTCACTGGCAGAGTCCATTGACGATGCCCTGAACTGCCGCAGTTTGCATGGGGATGAAGGGCAAGCTGAGCAGGCTGCACATCAAGGGATCACCTACCAAGTGAAACCCAAGCACATGTCTGACCGCCACAAATTGGACGACATGATGGCTTCTTACAACGATGTGACACTCTTCATAGATGAGGAGGAGCTTTCACCCCCCATCCAGCTCAGCAGATCCATGGACCAACCCTCCAGCATCGAGTCAGACCCCCACATGCAGTCTGTAAACTCCTCACAGGAGTACTGGTCCATGGACCCCAAGGACGACAAGGGGGACACTGACACCAGCTGCCGCAGCACCCCGTCTCTGGAATGTCAAGAGCCGCGACTGCGAGTGGACCACCTGCCACTCTTGACCATTGAGCCACCCAGTGACAGTTCAGTGGAAATGAGCGACCGCTCAGATCGCGGCTCGGTCAAGAGGCAGAACATCTACGAGCGGGTTCTGGTTGGTCCGCCACATGCCAGCCCCAAACATATCTCACACGGACTACCTCCCAGAGTCCCCTCGCGGGACGAGGAACCAATCCGACACCGGCACCGTCAGCTGGAGAGCCGCCTGGCAATTAACGGCAACCGGCAGAGTAGGTCCGAGTCTGACTTCTCCGACGGAGACAACGACAGCATCAACAGCACTTCCAACTCCAACGACACAATAAACTGCAGCTCCGAATCCTCGTCCAGGGATAGCCTGCGGGAGCAAGCGCTGAGCAAACAGACGTACCACAAGGAGACCCGCAACAGCTGGGACTCTCCGGCCTTCAGCAATGACGTCATCCGCAAGAGGCACTACCGGATCGGCCTTAACCTCTTCAACAA AAAGCCAGAAAAGGGGGTTCAGTATCTGACAGAGAGAGGATTTGTCCCAGATACCCCCGTGGGTGTGGCCCATTTTTTACTCCAGAGGAAAGGACTCAGTCGTCAAATGATTGGAGAGTTCCTGGGTAACCGACAGAAGCAGTTCAACAGAGATGTCCTGGA CTGTGTGGTGGATGAGATGGATTTTTCAGGGACGGAACTGGACGAAGCTCTCAGGAAGTTTCAGGCTCACATCAGGGTGCAGGGTGAGGCCCAGAAGGTCGAGCGCCTAATCGAGGCTTTCAG TCAGCGATACTGCATATGTAACCCCGGGGTGGTGCGCCAGTTCCGTAATCCCGACACCATCTTCATCCTGGCTTTTGCCATCATCCTCCTCAACACAGATATGTATAGTCCCAATGTCAAGCCTGAGCGCAAGATGAAGCTGGAGGACTTTGTGAAGAATCTTCGAG GCGTGGATGATGGAGAGGACATCCCTCGGGACATGCTGATTGGGATTTATGAGCGCATTCGCAAGCGGGAGCTGAAGACCAATGAGGACCATGTGTCTCAGGTGCAGAAGGTGGAAAAACTGATCGTGGGGAAGAAGCCT ATTGGGTCGCTTCATCATGGACTTGGATGT GTCTTGTCCTTACCTCATCGCCGACTGGTGTGTTACTGTCGGCTGTTTGAAGTGCCCGACCCTAACAAACTACAGAAGCTTGGCCTTCACCAGCGGGAGATCTTCCTCTTCAACGACCTCTTGGTG GTGACCAAAATTttccagaagaagaagaactctGTGACCTACAGCTTCAGGCAGAGCTTCTCGCTGTACGGCATGCAGGTCCTCCTGTTTGAAAATCAGT ATTATCCTAATGGAATCCGGCTTTCATCAGCCATACCAGGCGCAGACATCAAAGTGCTCATAAACTTTAATGCGCCCAACCCCCAGGACCGCAAGAAGTTCACAGACGACTTGCGAGAGTCCATTGCAGAGGTCCAGGAAATGGAAAAATACAGGATAGAGT CGGAGCTGGAGAAACAGAAGGGAGTTGtgcgtcccagcatgtcccagAGCATGTCTGGTCTGAAGAAGGAGGCGGGCAACGGCAGCATGAGCCGAGCGTGCCTCGACGACACCTACGCCATGGGGGAGGGACTAAAGAGGAGCGCGCTCAGTAGCTCGCTGCGTGACCTCTCGGAAGCAG GCAAGCGGGGGCGTCGCAGCAGTGCAGGATCACTAGACAGCAATATGGAA GGGTCCATCATTAGCAGTCCCCACATGTGTGAGAGAGTCACCTCCAGCCATGAGTGTTCATCTCGTGGCCTTCAGTCCATCCCCAATTCATCCTCACTTCTCGGAACACTTTTTGGCAGCAAACGAGTGAAGTCTTTCTCCCAGAGCCACCAGCTGCCTCCTCCTCACCCAATTCACCCGACTCTTATATCTCACACACCACATCCTGATAATCTGCACCATATGGCACGACACGGCGAACTGCCCCAGAAGCCCCCACcataccaccaccaccatcactaTCGACCTCCAGCCCATAGTCAGCGCACACCAGGACTCCACTACCAGCAGCACGCGTCTCACTCCAAACACCCAGGCCTCGGACATCCGCACGCCCAGCACGCCCGTCCCCACCACCACGCCCAGCAGCCACCCTCGTCCTCCAAACCCAAACACAGCGGCATCAGCACTGTGGTGTGA